Proteins from a genomic interval of Thermoanaerobacterium thermosaccharolyticum DSM 571:
- a CDS encoding LA_3659 family protein has translation MTNEEFMTLVLQRFDAIDERLYNVDKRLDNLDARLENVENRLDNVDKRLDNVEKRLDNVENRLDDVEKRLDSVDKRFDDVEKRLDSVDKRFDSVDKRFDDVDKRFDSVDKRLGNLERQQSDVDYILKQTFEEVTKHTSLLAKFELNFKRIDKKFDVLNDHILEREADVKLLLDIHKLNDV, from the coding sequence TTGACAAATGAAGAATTCATGACCCTTGTGCTTCAAAGGTTTGATGCTATTGATGAAAGACTATATAACGTAGATAAAAGACTGGACAATTTGGATGCAAGATTGGAAAATGTTGAGAACCGATTGGACAACGTAGATAAAAGATTAGACAATGTAGAGAAGAGACTAGACAATGTAGAAAATAGGCTTGATGATGTAGAGAAGAGGCTTGACAGTGTAGATAAGAGATTTGATGATGTAGAGAAGAGGCTTGACAGCGTAGACAAGAGGTTTGACAGCGTTGATAAGAGGTTTGATGATGTAGACAAGAGGTTTGATAGTGTTGATAAGAGGCTTGGCAATCTTGAAAGACAGCAAAGTGATGTTGACTATATTTTAAAACAGACATTTGAAGAGGTTACAAAACATACAAGCCTACTTGCCAAATTTGAACTGAATTTTAAGAGGATTGATAAAAAATTTGACGTTTTAAATGATCATATCCTAGAAAGAGAGGCAGATGTAAAACTGCTTTTAGATATACACAAGTTAAATGATGTCTAA
- a CDS encoding SPL family radical SAM protein, with amino-acid sequence MRFSHVYVEKDVIDHPVTKKILNTLKRSVVIEIERYGDFFNRPKQNYLMQKKSLNIILAKKRYDIIYEGSYMCEDFGNKDFYHTSNILNCIYSCDYCYLQGMYPSANIVVFVNIEDFFNEVDKLTQDRKIYLSISYETDLMAFEPFTGFLSMWIDYAKKNKNLTMEVRTKSANVNIFENIEIPDNVIFSWSLLPQPIISMYEQLTPSLDMRLMTIKKAVEKGLKARISIEPIMYIENFEEIYKDFIDMLFNKVPHQNIHDVNIGTFRMVKEQAKKIEKLRETSPIFCYETEIKNGICTYKNDEYMKDFVYNELVKYIDKERVFVK; translated from the coding sequence ATGAGATTTTCGCATGTTTACGTTGAAAAGGATGTTATTGATCATCCAGTTACTAAGAAGATTTTAAATACTTTAAAGAGAAGCGTTGTAATTGAAATAGAAAGGTATGGGGATTTCTTCAATAGGCCGAAGCAGAACTACCTGATGCAAAAAAAATCTCTAAATATCATACTTGCCAAGAAAAGGTACGATATAATATACGAAGGCTCTTATATGTGCGAAGATTTTGGCAACAAGGATTTCTACCACACTTCAAACATATTAAATTGCATCTATTCCTGCGATTATTGTTATCTTCAGGGGATGTATCCATCTGCCAACATTGTAGTATTTGTAAATATAGAGGATTTTTTTAATGAAGTGGACAAACTGACACAGGATAGAAAAATATATTTAAGCATATCGTATGAGACGGATTTGATGGCATTTGAGCCATTTACGGGGTTTTTGTCAATGTGGATAGACTATGCAAAGAAAAATAAGAATTTGACGATGGAGGTAAGGACTAAAAGCGCTAATGTTAACATATTTGAAAACATAGAGATTCCTGATAATGTTATATTTTCATGGTCGCTTTTGCCACAGCCGATTATTTCAATGTATGAGCAACTTACACCATCTCTTGATATGAGGTTAATGACAATAAAAAAAGCAGTTGAGAAAGGATTAAAGGCCAGGATTTCTATAGAACCCATAATGTACATAGAAAATTTTGAAGAGATATACAAGGATTTCATAGATATGTTGTTTAATAAAGTTCCACATCAAAACATACATGATGTCAATATTGGTACATTTCGGATGGTAAAAGAGCAGGCTAAAAAAATAGAAAAGCTCAGGGAAACATCTCCTATCTTTTGTTATGAGACAGAAATAAAAAATGGCATTTGCACGTATAAAAATGACGAATACATGAAAGACTTTGTCTACAACGAATTAGTAAAATACATTGACAAAGAAAGAGTATTTGTAAAATAG
- the adhE gene encoding bifunctional acetaldehyde-CoA/alcohol dehydrogenase, translating into MATAKMETDVQKQIDLLVSKAQEAQKKFMSYTQEQIDAIVKAMALAGVDKHVELAKLAYEETKMGVYEDKITKNLFATEYVYHDIKNEKTVGIINENIEENYMEVAEPIGVIAGVTPVTNPTSTTMFKCLISIKTRNPIIFSFHPKAIKCSIAAAKVMYEAALKAGAPEGCIGWIETPSIEATQLLMTHPGVSLILATGGAGMVKSAYSSGKPALGVGPGNVPCYIEKSANIKRAVSDLILSKTFDNGVICASEQAVIIDEEIADEVKKLMKEYGCYFLNKDEIKKLEKFAIDEQSCAMSPAVVGQPATKIAEMADFKVPDGTKILVAEYEGIGPKYPLSREKLSPILACYTVKDYNEGIKKCEEMTEFGGLGHSAVIHSENQDVINEFARRVRTGRLIVNSPSSQGAIGDIYNTNTPSLTLGCGSMGRNSTTDNVSVNNLLNIKRVVIRKDRMKWFKIPPKIYFESGSLQYLCKVKKKKAFIVTDPFMVKLGFVDKVTYQLDKANIDYEIFSEVEPDPSVDTVMNGVKIMNSYNPDLIIAVGGGSAIDAAKGMWLFYEYPDTEFETLRLKFADIRKRAFKFPELGKKALFIAIPTTSGTGSEVTAFAVITDKKRNIKYPLADYELTPDIAIIDPDLTKTVPPSVTADTGMDVLTHAIEAYVSVMASDYTDALAEKAIKLVFEYLPKAYKNGNDEVAREKMHNASCMAGMAFTNAFLGINHSMAHILGGKFHIPHGRANAILLPYVIKYNAEKPTKFVAYPQYEYPKAAERYAEIARFLGLPASTVEEGVESLIEAIKNLMKELNIPLTLKDAGINKEQFEKEIDEMSDIAFNDQCTGSNPRMPLTKEIAEIYRKAYGA; encoded by the coding sequence ATGGCAACGGCAAAAATGGAAACGGACGTTCAAAAGCAAATAGATTTACTTGTATCAAAAGCTCAAGAAGCCCAGAAGAAATTCATGTCCTATACACAGGAGCAAATAGACGCAATAGTAAAGGCAATGGCCTTAGCAGGCGTAGATAAACACGTGGAACTGGCAAAGCTAGCATATGAAGAGACAAAAATGGGCGTATATGAAGATAAGATTACAAAAAATCTCTTTGCAACAGAGTACGTATATCACGATATAAAAAATGAAAAAACTGTAGGCATAATTAATGAAAACATAGAAGAAAATTACATGGAAGTAGCAGAGCCAATAGGAGTCATTGCAGGTGTCACACCTGTTACAAACCCAACATCCACAACAATGTTTAAATGCTTAATATCCATAAAGACAAGAAATCCTATAATATTCAGCTTTCATCCAAAGGCTATAAAATGCAGCATAGCGGCTGCTAAAGTAATGTATGAAGCTGCATTAAAGGCAGGTGCACCTGAAGGTTGTATAGGCTGGATAGAAACACCGTCAATTGAAGCGACACAGCTTCTCATGACACATCCAGGTGTCTCATTAATCCTTGCCACAGGCGGCGCAGGAATGGTTAAATCAGCATACAGCTCAGGCAAACCAGCATTAGGCGTAGGTCCTGGCAATGTTCCGTGCTACATTGAGAAATCAGCAAACATAAAGAGAGCTGTATCAGACCTCATCTTAAGTAAGACATTTGATAACGGAGTAATATGCGCATCAGAGCAAGCTGTAATAATAGACGAAGAAATAGCAGATGAAGTAAAGAAGCTTATGAAGGAGTACGGCTGCTACTTCTTAAATAAAGACGAGATAAAGAAACTTGAAAAATTTGCAATTGATGAGCAGAGCTGCGCAATGAGCCCTGCAGTCGTAGGTCAACCGGCAACAAAGATTGCTGAAATGGCAGATTTTAAAGTCCCTGACGGCACAAAGATATTAGTTGCAGAATACGAAGGTATAGGTCCAAAGTATCCGCTGTCAAGAGAGAAATTAAGCCCTATACTTGCTTGCTACACTGTTAAAGACTACAACGAAGGAATCAAAAAGTGCGAGGAAATGACTGAATTTGGAGGTTTAGGACACTCCGCTGTAATACACTCTGAAAATCAAGACGTAATAAACGAATTTGCAAGAAGAGTCCGCACAGGAAGACTTATCGTAAATTCACCATCATCGCAGGGAGCAATAGGAGATATATACAATACAAACACGCCATCACTTACATTGGGCTGCGGTTCTATGGGAAGAAACTCAACAACAGACAACGTAAGTGTCAATAACCTTTTAAATATTAAGCGTGTTGTGATAAGGAAGGATAGAATGAAATGGTTCAAGATTCCACCAAAGATTTACTTTGAAAGCGGGTCACTGCAGTATCTGTGCAAAGTAAAGAAGAAAAAAGCCTTTATCGTCACAGATCCATTCATGGTAAAGCTTGGCTTTGTAGACAAAGTGACATATCAGTTAGATAAGGCAAATATCGACTACGAAATATTCTCAGAAGTTGAGCCAGACCCATCTGTTGATACAGTTATGAACGGCGTAAAAATCATGAATTCATACAATCCTGATCTGATAATAGCTGTAGGCGGCGGATCTGCAATAGACGCAGCTAAAGGAATGTGGCTTTTCTACGAATATCCTGATACTGAGTTTGAAACGCTGAGGCTTAAATTTGCAGACATCAGAAAGAGAGCATTTAAGTTCCCAGAGCTTGGCAAAAAAGCATTATTCATAGCAATACCTACAACAAGCGGCACAGGCTCAGAAGTCACCGCATTCGCTGTAATAACGGACAAAAAGAGAAATATCAAATATCCACTGGCAGACTATGAATTAACACCTGATATAGCGATAATAGATCCTGACCTTACAAAGACAGTTCCACCGTCTGTAACAGCAGATACAGGTATGGACGTCCTGACACACGCTATAGAAGCATATGTGTCTGTTATGGCTTCAGATTATACAGATGCACTGGCAGAAAAAGCGATAAAGCTCGTATTTGAATACCTGCCAAAAGCATACAAAAACGGCAATGATGAAGTAGCCCGTGAAAAGATGCATAATGCTTCCTGCATGGCTGGTATGGCATTTACAAATGCATTCTTAGGAATAAACCACAGTATGGCACACATACTAGGCGGTAAGTTCCACATACCACACGGAAGAGCCAATGCTATACTTCTCCCATACGTCATCAAATACAATGCAGAAAAGCCTACAAAGTTTGTAGCATATCCGCAATACGAATATCCAAAGGCAGCAGAAAGATATGCTGAAATCGCCAGATTCTTAGGACTGCCTGCATCAACCGTTGAAGAAGGCGTAGAAAGCTTAATTGAAGCTATAAAGAATCTCATGAAAGAGCTTAATATTCCACTGACTCTTAAGGACGCCGGCATCAATAAAGAACAATTCGAGAAGGAAATTGACGAGATGTCAGACATCGCATTTAATGACCAGTGCACAGGCTCAAATCCGAGAATGCCTCTTACAAAAGAAATCGCAGAGATCTACAGAAAAGCATACGGTGCATAA
- a CDS encoding DMT family transporter, whose protein sequence is MNSIMLYVGAIIVGLALGLQSPMNSTLGKIALPKNSAVLNNLVGLIILVVISFADGSIRQFANLFKAPTYLLFGGILGSIIVLGSIILIPKLGAATFASIIVSAQMIAALLIDNFGLFGVEKTPIDWFKIMGVVLLIIGVRLIKA, encoded by the coding sequence ATGAATTCTATAATGCTTTATGTAGGCGCCATTATTGTTGGACTTGCTTTAGGGCTACAATCGCCGATGAATTCGACTCTTGGCAAGATAGCTTTACCAAAAAACTCTGCAGTCTTAAATAATTTAGTTGGACTTATTATTTTAGTTGTAATAAGCTTCGCAGATGGCAGCATAAGGCAATTTGCGAATTTATTTAAAGCACCAACATACCTTTTATTTGGCGGCATATTGGGTTCTATAATCGTTTTAGGATCAATCATACTGATTCCGAAGCTTGGTGCAGCTACTTTTGCATCCATAATAGTATCAGCACAGATGATCGCTGCTCTACTTATCGACAATTTTGGGCTATTTGGGGTTGAAAAAACTCCAATTGATTGGTTCAAAATAATGGGTGTTGTGCTTCTCATAATAGGCGTAAGGCTAATAAAAGCATAA
- the mgrA gene encoding L-glyceraldehyde 3-phosphate reductase has product MSYIPDENRYNNMIYRRCGRSGLMLPAISLGLWHNFGGYDVFENMRTMARRAFDLGITHFDLANNYGPPPGSAEENFGRILKTDFRGYRDELLISTKAGYTMWPGPYGDWGSRKYLLSSLDQSLKRMGIDYVDIFYSHRRDPNTPLEETMMALDQAVRQGKALYVGISNYNAEDTKKAAEILRKLGTPLLINQPSYSMFNRWIEDGLTDVLEEEGIGSIAFSPLAQGLLTDKYLNGIPDDSRAAKKNTSLKGNLTEENINKVRELKKIADRRGQSIAQMALAWDLRKVTSVIIGASRVSQIEENVRALDNLEFSDDELKEIDEILSK; this is encoded by the coding sequence ATGAGCTACATACCTGATGAAAATAGATACAACAATATGATATATAGAAGATGCGGAAGAAGTGGCCTTATGCTTCCTGCAATATCACTTGGCCTCTGGCACAACTTTGGCGGATATGATGTGTTTGAAAACATGAGGACAATGGCAAGGAGAGCATTTGACCTTGGTATAACACATTTTGACCTTGCAAATAATTATGGTCCGCCACCAGGTTCTGCAGAAGAAAATTTCGGCAGGATTTTAAAGACGGATTTTAGAGGTTATAGAGATGAATTATTAATTTCAACAAAAGCTGGCTATACTATGTGGCCCGGCCCTTATGGAGACTGGGGTTCAAGGAAATACTTACTTTCTAGTTTAGACCAGAGCTTAAAAAGAATGGGTATTGACTATGTTGACATATTTTATTCCCACAGAAGAGATCCAAATACACCATTAGAAGAGACCATGATGGCACTAGATCAGGCTGTACGGCAGGGGAAAGCCTTATACGTCGGTATTTCAAACTACAATGCTGAAGACACTAAAAAAGCTGCAGAAATACTGAGAAAGCTTGGAACTCCTCTTTTAATAAACCAGCCAAGTTATTCTATGTTTAATAGATGGATAGAAGATGGACTTACAGATGTCCTTGAAGAAGAAGGTATTGGCAGCATAGCGTTTAGCCCATTGGCACAAGGATTATTGACTGATAAGTACCTAAATGGAATCCCTGATGATTCTAGAGCTGCAAAGAAAAATACATCCTTAAAAGGAAATCTCACTGAAGAGAACATAAATAAAGTTAGAGAATTGAAAAAAATCGCAGATAGAAGAGGCCAGAGCATTGCTCAGATGGCTTTGGCTTGGGACTTGAGAAAAGTCACATCTGTAATAATAGGCGCCAGCAGAGTAAGTCAGATAGAAGAAAATGTAAGAGCGCTAGATAATCTTGAATTTAGCGATGATGAATTGAAAGAAATAGATGAGATATTATCTAAATAG
- a CDS encoding zinc-ribbon domain-containing protein produces MADKTLVCKDCGKEFIFTEGEQAFYKEKGFENEPQRCPECRKARKQQYNNNRGYRR; encoded by the coding sequence GTGGCAGATAAGACATTAGTATGCAAAGACTGCGGTAAGGAATTCATCTTTACAGAAGGCGAGCAAGCTTTCTACAAAGAAAAAGGTTTCGAGAATGAGCCTCAAAGATGTCCTGAATGCAGAAAAGCAAGAAAGCAGCAGTACAATAACAACAGAGGCTATAGAAGATAA
- the hcp gene encoding hydroxylamine reductase — translation MGMFCYQCQEASKGVGCTLRGVCGKTDDTARLQDLLIYTLKGIAIVNQEARKHGLNSENTDSFVIDGLFSTITNVNFDKNYFVGKIKEGLNLRESIKNQLKDNGVELNNLHDAATWSADESEFDEKALSVGVLATKNEDIRSLRELITYGIKGMAAYAFHAANLGFKDPNISEFIEKALVATLDDSLSANDYVSLALEAGKYGVDVMALLDKANTSTYGNPEITKVNIGVRNNPGILISGHDLKDLEELLEQTEGTGVDVYTHGEMLPAHYYPAFKKYSHFAGNYGNAWWQQDKEFESFNGPILMTTNCLTPPKDSYKDRLYTTGVVGFEGVKHIDAGPDGKKDFTEIIEHAKRCKPPVEIESGEIVGGFAHNQVLALADKVVDAVKTGAIKRFFVMAGCDGRMKSREYYTEFAKELPKDTVILTAGCAKYRYNKLNLGDINGIPRVLDAGQCNDSYSLAVIALKLKEVFGLEDINELPISFNIAWYEQKAVIVLLALLYLGVKNIHLGPTLPAFLSPNVAKVLVENFGIGGITNVEDDIRMFMGN, via the coding sequence ATGGGAATGTTTTGCTATCAATGCCAAGAGGCATCAAAAGGCGTTGGCTGTACATTAAGAGGCGTATGCGGTAAGACTGATGATACAGCAAGACTTCAGGATTTGCTCATATACACATTAAAAGGGATAGCTATAGTAAACCAAGAAGCTAGAAAACATGGCTTAAACAGTGAAAATACAGATTCTTTCGTAATCGATGGACTATTTTCGACTATAACAAACGTCAACTTTGACAAAAATTACTTCGTTGGCAAAATTAAAGAAGGCTTAAACCTTAGAGAGTCAATAAAAAACCAATTGAAAGATAATGGAGTTGAATTAAACAATTTGCATGATGCAGCTACATGGAGTGCAGATGAAAGTGAATTTGATGAGAAGGCTTTATCAGTAGGTGTGCTTGCTACTAAAAATGAAGATATAAGGTCTCTAAGGGAGCTTATAACTTACGGCATCAAGGGTATGGCAGCGTACGCATTTCATGCTGCAAACCTCGGCTTTAAAGATCCTAATATATCAGAGTTTATAGAAAAAGCATTAGTTGCTACATTAGATGACAGCTTGAGCGCAAATGATTATGTGTCACTTGCATTAGAGGCTGGTAAATACGGCGTCGATGTGATGGCGCTTCTGGACAAAGCAAATACGTCCACATACGGCAATCCTGAGATCACAAAGGTAAATATCGGCGTCAGAAACAATCCTGGTATCTTAATAAGCGGACACGACTTAAAAGACTTGGAAGAACTGCTTGAACAAACAGAAGGAACAGGTGTTGACGTATATACACACGGTGAAATGCTTCCAGCACACTACTATCCGGCATTTAAGAAGTATTCACACTTTGCAGGAAACTACGGGAATGCATGGTGGCAGCAGGATAAAGAATTTGAAAGCTTTAACGGTCCAATACTCATGACCACAAACTGCTTAACACCGCCAAAGGATTCTTATAAAGATAGACTTTACACAACTGGTGTTGTAGGATTTGAAGGTGTAAAGCATATTGATGCTGGCCCAGATGGAAAAAAAGACTTTACAGAGATAATAGAGCATGCAAAGAGATGCAAACCGCCAGTTGAAATTGAGAGTGGAGAGATAGTAGGGGGATTTGCCCACAACCAAGTTCTGGCGCTGGCAGATAAAGTAGTTGATGCAGTAAAGACTGGTGCTATAAAGAGGTTCTTTGTAATGGCAGGCTGCGACGGAAGGATGAAGTCAAGAGAATACTACACAGAATTTGCAAAAGAACTTCCAAAAGATACAGTTATATTGACGGCAGGATGTGCAAAGTACAGATACAATAAATTAAATCTTGGCGACATAAATGGCATACCAAGAGTACTTGATGCAGGACAGTGCAATGACTCGTATTCATTAGCAGTGATTGCGCTTAAACTAAAAGAAGTGTTTGGACTTGAAGATATAAATGAGCTTCCAATATCATTTAACATTGCATGGTATGAGCAAAAAGCTGTAATAGTATTACTAGCACTTCTGTACCTGGGGGTAAAGAATATTCACTTAGGACCGACACTTCCAGCATTCTTGTCCCCAAACGTTGCAAAAGTTTTAGTTGAAAACTTCGGCATTGGTGGCATTACAAACGTAGAAGACGATATAAGGATGTTTATGGGGAATTAA